A window of Piliocolobus tephrosceles isolate RC106 chromosome 13, ASM277652v3, whole genome shotgun sequence contains these coding sequences:
- the UCP2 gene encoding mitochondrial uncoupling protein 2 produces MVGFKATDVPPTATVKFLGAGTAACIADLITFPLDTAKVRLQIQGESQGLVRTTAGAQYRGVLGTILTMVRTEGPRSLYNGLVAGLQRQMSFASVRIGLYDSVKQFYTKGSEHASIGSRLLAGSTTGALAVAVAQPTDVVKVRFQAQARAGGGQRYQSTINAYKTIAREEGFGGLWKGTSPNVARNAIVNCAELVTYDLIKDALLTANLMTDDLPCHFTSAFGAGFCTTVIASPVDVVKTRYMNSALGQYSSAGHCALTMLQKEGPRAFYKGFMPSFLRLGSWNVVMFVTYEQLKRALMAACTSREAPF; encoded by the exons ATGGTTGGGTTCAAGGCCACAGATGTCCCCCCTACTGCCACTGTGAAGTTTCTTGGGGCTGGCACAGCTGCCTGCATCGCAGATCTCATCACCTTTCCTCTGGATACTGCTAAAGTCCGGTTACAG ATCCAAGGAGAAAGTCAGGGGCTAGTGCGCACTACAGCCGGCGCCCAGTACCGCGGTGTGCTGGGCACCATTCTGACCATGGTGCGTACCGAGGGCCCCCGAAGCCTCTACAATGGACTGGTTGCCGGCCTGCAGCGCCAAATGAGCTTTGCCTCTGTCCGCATCGGCCTGTATGACTCTGTCAAACAGTTCTACACCAAGGGCTCTGAGC ATGCCAGCATTGGGAGCCGCCTCCTAGCAGGCAGCACCACAGGTGCCCTGGCTGTGGCTGTGGCCCAGCCCACGGATGTGGTAAAGGTCCGGTTCCAAGCTCAGGCCCGGGCTGGAGGTGGTCAGAGATACCAAAGCACCATCAATGCCTACAAGACCATTGCCCGAGAGGAAGGGTTCGGGGGCCTCTGGAAAG GGACCTCTCCCAATGTTGCTCGTAATGCCATTGTCAACTGTGCTGAGCTGGTGACCTATGACCTCATCAAGGATGCCCTTCTGACAGCCAACCTCATGACAG ACGATCTCCCTTGCCACTTCACTTCCGCCTTTGGGGCAGGCTTCTGCACCACTGTCATCGCCTCCCCTGTAGACGTGGTCAAGACGAGATACATGAACTCTGCCCTGGGCCAGTACAGCAGCGCTGGCCACTGTGCCCTCACCATGCTCCAGAAGGAGGGACCCCGAGCCTTCTACAAAGG GTTCATGCCCTCCTTTCTCCGCTTGGGTTCCTGGAACGTGGTGATGTTCGTCACCTATGAGCAGCTGAAACGGGCCCTCATGGCCGCCTGCACTTCCCGAGAGGCTCCCTTCTGA